A single region of the Saprospiraceae bacterium genome encodes:
- a CDS encoding ATP-binding protein: MKGLLPWLFCYLCISYMGLNGWGQRSPQPMKPSIQQGIVHYSSENFKKQFIKLDGEWAYYPDTLLFPTAFLSDTKPIPQFVSFPETWNNLRGLGRFESAFGYATYRLTITLDEDTPPMALSIPDFYTAYHLWVNGESFAENGIVGKTPASTTPYWLPITRELKTRDKQLELILQVANFHHRMGGPSNSILLGEAEAIKAHTQKINNLAFALFGSFVMCGLFVLGFYLFGQNDRSLIAFALFCLIHSYRMIGAGDYQLHAVIPSLPFWLTTKLEYLTLFASFVCFWEFTYHSFPKIIHTKLARSMQLGTLLCIVLVIVTPAYVYSYSLLLFHPISLLSVGYGNYISIYGLVKYREKVMFFACGMFALTLTATLNIANINGWWGTNLSFIFIGYLSFLFFYTLHLSSRFALKYREMAQVADSANRAKSAFLANVSHEIRTPMNGVLGMTDLLARTPLNPEQKQYLKTVQASGDNLLSIIDDILDLSKIEAGRMNLDIQPFSLVKLIENIALLLRPKANEKGLLIRIEMADDIPPIFEGDAQRIRQVLFNLVGNAIKFTEKGHVTIGVSKGAVQGSHITICFCVTDTGIGIPPVNLKHLFKPFSQADPSISRRFGGTGLGLAISQQLVQLMQGQIIASSEKGKGSSFRFEIPLKKSDLTQLPPTDQPDKCHENTQLLAKNIPLNILLVEDHPINQQLVLTLLGHLGYGATLAKDGEVAIEMVQKDYFDLIFMDIQMPRMNGLETTIAIRKMKTNKHQPVIIAMTANALAEDRQKCLQAGMDDYIVKPLKSGILEAMIVKWANGYSNNSARL, from the coding sequence ATGAAAGGCTTATTACCCTGGCTATTTTGCTATTTGTGCATAAGCTACATGGGACTAAATGGCTGGGGACAGCGCTCTCCCCAACCCATGAAGCCTTCTATACAACAGGGGATTGTTCACTATTCTTCTGAAAATTTCAAAAAACAATTTATAAAGCTTGATGGGGAATGGGCGTATTATCCAGATACCCTTCTTTTTCCTACTGCATTCCTATCCGATACTAAACCTATTCCCCAATTTGTATCTTTTCCTGAAACCTGGAATAATTTGCGAGGATTGGGCCGCTTTGAATCTGCCTTTGGATATGCCACCTATCGGCTCACCATCACCCTGGACGAAGATACCCCTCCGATGGCGCTTAGCATTCCCGATTTTTATACGGCCTACCATTTATGGGTTAATGGCGAATCATTTGCTGAAAATGGAATCGTAGGTAAGACACCTGCTTCTACAACGCCTTATTGGCTGCCTATTACCAGGGAGTTAAAAACTAGAGACAAACAACTCGAATTGATCCTACAGGTAGCTAATTTTCATCACCGGATGGGAGGGCCGTCCAATTCAATTCTCTTGGGTGAAGCAGAAGCCATTAAGGCCCATACCCAAAAAATCAATAACCTGGCCTTTGCCCTCTTTGGTAGTTTTGTGATGTGTGGCCTTTTTGTACTTGGGTTCTATCTTTTCGGTCAGAATGATCGTTCCTTGATTGCTTTTGCCTTGTTTTGTCTTATTCATAGTTATAGAATGATCGGTGCAGGAGATTATCAACTACATGCTGTAATTCCCTCCTTACCCTTTTGGCTGACCACAAAATTGGAATACCTGACGCTCTTTGCAAGTTTTGTTTGCTTTTGGGAATTTACTTATCACAGTTTCCCGAAAATTATCCATACGAAATTGGCTCGCAGTATGCAGTTAGGGACCTTATTGTGCATTGTATTAGTTATTGTTACACCTGCTTATGTATATAGTTATTCTCTGCTTTTATTTCATCCTATCTCTTTATTGAGTGTAGGGTATGGTAATTATATTTCGATATATGGCCTTGTAAAATATAGGGAAAAAGTAATGTTTTTTGCATGTGGGATGTTTGCGCTTACCCTAACTGCCACGCTTAATATTGCTAATATAAATGGCTGGTGGGGGACCAATTTGAGCTTTATATTTATCGGGTACTTATCCTTTCTCTTTTTTTATACCCTTCATCTATCTAGCCGCTTCGCCCTCAAATACCGTGAGATGGCCCAGGTGGCTGACTCGGCAAACCGTGCCAAATCCGCTTTTTTAGCCAACGTTAGCCACGAAATTAGGACCCCGATGAATGGCGTTTTGGGCATGACCGACTTATTGGCCAGGACGCCCCTTAACCCGGAACAAAAACAATACCTGAAAACAGTTCAAGCCAGTGGGGACAACCTGCTTTCTATTATAGACGACATCCTGGATCTTTCAAAGATTGAGGCAGGTAGAATGAACCTTGATATCCAGCCATTCTCTTTAGTCAAACTCATAGAAAATATTGCTTTATTGCTAAGGCCTAAGGCCAATGAAAAAGGCCTCCTGATTCGCATTGAAATGGCAGATGACATACCCCCGATTTTTGAGGGAGATGCCCAACGTATTCGGCAAGTTTTATTCAATTTAGTAGGTAATGCTATAAAATTTACGGAGAAAGGCCACGTTACAATTGGGGTTTCAAAAGGTGCCGTACAAGGAAGCCATATAACTATCTGTTTTTGTGTCACTGATACAGGTATAGGTATTCCACCTGTCAACTTGAAACATTTGTTTAAGCCTTTCTCGCAGGCTGATCCTTCTATTTCCAGGAGATTTGGGGGAACGGGGCTAGGGTTGGCTATTTCGCAGCAACTCGTTCAGCTGATGCAAGGCCAGATTATTGCCAGCAGTGAAAAAGGGAAAGGTTCGAGCTTCCGTTTTGAGATTCCGCTTAAAAAAAGCGATTTAACCCAACTTCCTCCTACTGACCAGCCAGATAAATGCCATGAAAACACCCAATTGTTAGCTAAAAATATTCCGCTGAACATCCTTTTGGTAGAAGACCATCCGATTAATCAGCAATTGGTATTGACCTTGTTAGGGCATTTAGGCTATGGGGCGACCCTGGCCAAAGATGGTGAGGTGGCAATCGAAATGGTCCAAAAGGACTATTTTGACCTTATCTTTATGGATATCCAAATGCCCAGGATGAATGGTTTGGAAACAACCATTGCAATCCGTAAAATGAAAACAAATAAGCATCAACCTGTTATCATTGCAATGACGGCTAATGCTTTAGCAGAAGATAGACAGAAATGCTTACAAGCTGGTATGGATGATTATATTGTTAAACCCTTAAAATCAGGCATATTAGAAGCAATGATAGTTAAATGGGCAAATGGTTATTCCAATAATTCAGCCAGGCTCTAA
- a CDS encoding ATP-binding protein yields the protein MRRTVSILLFLCSHLLLWGQIKTNGIHDGILSLDWHTETDFSLPLNGEWAFYWDTLLSPADFGKGLELIPAFVPFPKTWNDLKNKVPGISPYGYGTYHLSIQFKTAPALVALSIPDFYTAYKLWINGEVFAENGVVGTSKASTKPYWLPIAKPYVLKSDKMEIVLQIANFHHRKGGPGEPILLGTNKQIMEDKAIIDNLAYALFGSLVMCGLFLLGLFLFGQEDSALLFFSLFCLIHSYRMIGAENYQLHAIAPWLPFWIAIKLEYLSLILSLTLIWEFIYRNFPNYVNQKFLKIIEWISAILCLLVILGPIWLFSHVIFVMFPLIFISIIYGFFAFFRALRGTGKEVVYSAVGLLCLLGVAVFTVTENLGLWQGNLLLVFGAYLSFLFFQTLQLSRRFSYTFKRMAKAAEVANKAKSEFLATVSHEIRTPMNGVIGMTDLLARTPLSPTQKKFVDIIKTSGNSLVNIINDILDLSKIEAGHMEIDATDFHLQQLLDEILDLLTPKASDKGLALQKEIEANIPPILNGDNEKLRQVLINLVGNAIKFTSSGNIMIKVSLKKAEGKIVHLLFSVSDTGIGISEQKLSQLFEPFTQADTSISRKYGGTGLGLAISKKLVNLMKGSIHVESVEGNGSVFSFEAPFHIGESMPVIKHDLPKEPTTNLFERLPINILLVEDHLINQKLMELILQHLGYTIDVANDGVEALQKLEKKVYDLIFMDVQMPNMDGLQATREIRRRLPKNAQPRIIAMTANALSEDKDECLKSGMDDYMAKPIQMNEVEKMIIRWCDS from the coding sequence ATGCGTCGTACAGTTAGTATATTGTTATTCCTCTGTAGTCATTTGCTCCTTTGGGGGCAAATAAAGACTAACGGTATCCATGATGGGATATTATCTTTGGATTGGCATACCGAAACCGATTTTTCCCTGCCGCTGAATGGGGAATGGGCTTTCTATTGGGATACCTTACTTTCTCCTGCCGATTTTGGTAAGGGCCTTGAGCTTATACCGGCCTTTGTCCCTTTTCCGAAAACATGGAACGATCTAAAAAACAAGGTCCCCGGAATTTCTCCTTACGGTTATGGAACCTATCATCTAAGCATTCAATTCAAAACAGCGCCCGCTTTGGTCGCCCTTTCTATTCCTGATTTTTATACGGCATATAAGCTCTGGATCAATGGCGAAGTATTTGCTGAAAACGGCGTGGTAGGGACATCCAAGGCGAGCACAAAGCCCTACTGGTTGCCAATCGCCAAACCCTATGTACTTAAATCGGACAAAATGGAGATTGTGCTCCAAATCGCCAATTTCCATCACCGGAAAGGCGGCCCGGGGGAACCTATTTTATTGGGCACAAATAAGCAAATCATGGAAGATAAGGCTATTATAGATAACCTTGCTTATGCCTTATTCGGTAGTTTGGTCATGTGTGGTTTGTTCCTTTTAGGATTATTTTTGTTTGGTCAAGAAGATAGCGCTTTATTGTTTTTCTCTCTCTTTTGCCTCATACATAGTTACCGGATGATCGGTGCAGAAAATTATCAACTTCACGCCATTGCACCCTGGTTGCCCTTCTGGATCGCTATCAAACTGGAATACTTATCGCTTATTCTAAGCTTGACCCTAATATGGGAATTTATTTATCGGAACTTCCCAAACTATGTCAACCAGAAATTTTTGAAAATAATAGAATGGATATCTGCTATCCTTTGTCTGTTGGTAATATTGGGCCCGATTTGGTTGTTTTCTCATGTCATTTTCGTTATGTTTCCGCTGATTTTCATCAGTATCATTTATGGCTTTTTTGCCTTCTTTAGGGCATTGAGAGGAACCGGAAAAGAGGTTGTTTATTCAGCCGTTGGCTTATTGTGCCTTTTAGGTGTAGCTGTTTTTACAGTTACTGAAAACCTTGGTTTATGGCAAGGCAACCTTCTGCTGGTCTTTGGTGCTTATTTATCTTTCTTGTTTTTTCAAACCCTACAATTGTCCAGGCGTTTTTCCTACACCTTTAAACGAATGGCAAAAGCGGCAGAGGTGGCCAATAAAGCCAAATCTGAATTTTTAGCCACCGTTAGCCATGAAATCAGGACGCCCATGAATGGGGTAATAGGCATGACGGATTTACTGGCAAGAACCCCCTTGAGTCCAACCCAAAAGAAATTTGTGGATATTATAAAGACGAGCGGGAATAGCTTGGTCAATATTATTAATGACATTCTAGATCTTTCTAAAATCGAAGCTGGTCACATGGAAATCGACGCCACCGATTTTCACTTGCAACAGTTACTAGATGAAATATTGGACCTATTGACACCCAAGGCAAGTGATAAAGGTTTGGCCCTGCAAAAGGAAATCGAAGCCAATATCCCTCCCATCTTGAATGGGGATAACGAAAAACTTCGTCAGGTATTAATTAATTTAGTAGGGAACGCCATCAAGTTTACCTCTTCAGGTAATATTATGATCAAGGTATCCTTAAAGAAAGCCGAAGGGAAGATCGTACATCTCCTCTTTTCCGTGAGCGATACAGGTATCGGTATTTCGGAACAAAAACTATCACAGCTTTTTGAACCTTTCACGCAGGCCGACACCTCTATCTCTCGAAAATATGGCGGCACAGGTCTAGGATTAGCTATCTCTAAAAAATTGGTGAACCTAATGAAAGGAAGCATCCATGTAGAAAGTGTAGAGGGAAACGGTTCAGTTTTTTCCTTTGAAGCACCCTTTCACATCGGGGAATCGATGCCTGTCATCAAACATGATTTACCAAAGGAACCTACGACCAACTTGTTTGAGAGATTACCTATCAATATATTATTAGTAGAGGATCACCTCATTAACCAAAAATTAATGGAATTGATACTACAACATCTTGGTTACACCATTGATGTCGCTAATGATGGGGTAGAGGCTTTGCAGAAATTAGAAAAAAAGGTTTATGACCTTATTTTTATGGATGTTCAAATGCCAAATATGGATGGACTGCAAGCCACACGCGAAATCAGAAGACGCCTTCCGAAGAATGCCCAGCCGCGGATCATTGCTATGACGGCTAATGCGCTGTCGGAAGATAAGGACGAATGTTTAAAATCAGGAATGGACGATTATATGGCGAAGCCTATCCAAATGAATGAGGTCGAAAAAATGATAATTCGATGGTGCGACTCCTAA
- a CDS encoding ATP-binding protein: protein MVRLLIIYSFLLLSSWLWGQEKGAKSPLVQKGLLEIKVDHLVQNAYALNGEWEIYPGVLLAPDELNHSLTPPLKYAVLPQLWNDTKVDGAQLPAHGVATYRLRLLFDKQPPMLALALPDFYTAYQLWVNGVPFAHNGTVGLSKSMVKPHWLPQTLPLFVPGKEVELVLQIANFHHRKGGLGESILIGEGTQMLTQQGSIFNLSWVIFGCLFMSGLFLAGIYFFGQGDKAALFFALFCIVHSYRIIGAEHYALHQVFPNLPWWFTAKLEYVTLYLSIIFFWEYGRHVLPGFINKTVAKAIQWIFSVFTIIVVLFPLNIYNLTLSVIQYLLIFSVVYAIICLFRASYKKWTEMLFINLGFFALFFVMIGSLLDFLRIWQPNPFFVLAGYVLFLFFQTLHLSRRFADTYSQMASAAAAANQAKTEFLATVSHEIRTPMNGVIGMAELLNRLPLSKEAYQYVESIKTSGNNLLEIINDILDLSKIEAARMDIEAQPFAIREVLDQLVDLFSPRIEQKGLTLTWEVSPEIPAVLVGDIARIRQIYTNLLGNAVKFTESGSIHLELKCLGRKGNQIFTQLNVKDTGIGIPNNRLKSLFIPFSQLDASISRKYGGTGLGLAISLRLAKLMGGDITVKSKEGEGAVFSVNLPLASSTLSLEAWKRSQTKPITKNNSSLLLGEEFPLSILIVEDHPINQQLIQIVLNKLGFEPKIVVDGVSALNALQKESFDLIFMDVQMPIMDGLEATRQIYLSFPKEKIPTIIAMTANALQGDREKCLSVGMHDYIPKPLSIGIVEDKIRKWGKKVHRKG from the coding sequence ATGGTGCGACTCCTAATCATATACAGCTTTTTGTTGCTTAGCTCCTGGTTGTGGGGACAAGAAAAAGGGGCCAAAAGCCCGCTTGTACAAAAAGGGCTATTGGAAATCAAAGTAGATCATCTTGTCCAAAATGCCTATGCCTTGAACGGAGAATGGGAGATTTACCCAGGGGTTTTGCTAGCACCTGATGAACTTAATCATTCACTCACCCCTCCCCTTAAATATGCAGTACTTCCTCAATTGTGGAATGACACCAAGGTCGATGGAGCACAACTTCCAGCCCACGGAGTAGCCACATATCGCCTTCGCCTCCTGTTTGACAAGCAGCCACCGATGCTTGCCTTGGCCTTGCCTGATTTTTATACAGCCTATCAATTATGGGTCAATGGTGTTCCTTTCGCTCATAACGGGACCGTTGGCTTATCAAAATCAATGGTCAAACCCCACTGGTTGCCCCAAACCTTGCCCTTATTTGTACCAGGAAAGGAAGTGGAGCTCGTCTTGCAAATTGCCAATTTCCACCATAGGAAAGGAGGTCTGGGAGAATCCATTCTGATAGGAGAGGGGACTCAAATGTTAACTCAGCAGGGATCTATTTTTAATTTATCATGGGTTATTTTTGGTTGTTTGTTTATGAGTGGCCTTTTTTTGGCAGGCATTTATTTTTTTGGCCAAGGAGATAAAGCAGCCTTGTTTTTTGCATTATTTTGTATTGTGCATAGTTATAGAATAATTGGTGCTGAACATTATGCCTTACACCAGGTCTTCCCAAATCTGCCCTGGTGGTTTACAGCAAAGCTTGAATATGTAACGCTCTACCTTAGTATCATTTTCTTTTGGGAATATGGTCGACACGTATTGCCGGGTTTCATAAATAAGACGGTAGCTAAGGCCATCCAATGGATTTTTAGTGTCTTCACCATTATAGTGGTTTTATTCCCTTTGAATATTTATAACCTTACCTTATCTGTTATTCAATATTTACTCATCTTTAGTGTGGTTTACGCTATCATTTGTCTGTTTCGGGCTTCCTACAAGAAGTGGACAGAAATGTTGTTCATTAATTTGGGCTTTTTTGCTTTGTTCTTTGTAATGATTGGCTCCTTGCTGGATTTTTTGCGGATCTGGCAACCCAACCCATTTTTTGTATTAGCAGGGTATGTCTTGTTTTTGTTTTTCCAAACCTTACACCTTTCTCGCCGCTTTGCCGATACCTATAGTCAGATGGCCAGTGCAGCGGCAGCAGCAAATCAGGCAAAAACGGAATTCCTGGCAACGGTAAGCCATGAAATTCGCACACCAATGAATGGTGTGATCGGTATGGCTGAGCTGCTAAACCGGCTTCCATTAAGCAAAGAAGCTTACCAGTATGTGGAGTCGATTAAGACAAGCGGAAATAACCTGTTGGAGATCATAAATGATATTTTGGATTTATCCAAAATAGAGGCGGCGAGGATGGACATTGAAGCACAGCCTTTCGCTATTCGAGAAGTGCTTGATCAACTGGTAGACTTATTTAGCCCTAGGATAGAACAAAAGGGATTGACCTTAACCTGGGAAGTCTCTCCGGAAATACCGGCTGTTTTGGTGGGAGATATCGCTCGGATCAGGCAAATTTACACCAATTTATTAGGTAACGCCGTGAAGTTTACCGAAAGTGGAAGCATTCATCTTGAACTAAAGTGCCTTGGAAGAAAAGGAAATCAAATATTTACCCAATTGAATGTAAAAGATACGGGCATTGGAATTCCAAACAATAGACTAAAGTCACTTTTTATTCCCTTTTCTCAATTGGATGCATCCATTTCTCGCAAGTATGGCGGTACGGGCCTAGGTTTAGCTATTTCCCTCCGGCTAGCTAAATTGATGGGAGGTGATATCACCGTAAAGAGTAAAGAAGGCGAAGGTGCTGTTTTTTCCGTCAACCTGCCCTTGGCCTCCAGTACCCTAAGTCTGGAAGCCTGGAAGCGCTCACAAACAAAGCCTATCACTAAAAATAATAGCTCCCTGTTGTTGGGTGAAGAATTTCCGCTTTCCATTTTAATAGTCGAGGATCATCCCATCAACCAGCAATTGATACAGATCGTTTTAAACAAATTAGGTTTTGAACCCAAGATTGTAGTTGACGGCGTAAGCGCCCTGAATGCATTGCAAAAAGAATCTTTTGATCTCATATTCATGGATGTTCAAATGCCAATTATGGACGGCCTAGAAGCTACTCGTCAAATCTATTTGTCTTTTCCAAAAGAAAAAATACCTACGATTATTGCCATGACAGCCAACGCCTTGCAAGGTGACCGCGAAAAATGCCTCTCTGTTGGCATGCATGACTATATTCCTAAACCTTTAAGTATTGGAATAGTGGAAGATAAGATAAGAAAATGGGGAAAAAAGGTTCACCGTAAAGGTTAA
- a CDS encoding carboxypeptidase-like regulatory domain-containing protein → MMEKDQYIRQLLQKWLGGETGYKEERELGSLAQDDPFLNDALEGYQQFPEGKHQEKLALLRQALQTGKRKNRMAYWRVAAGVAIIVVAVFALQNLNKSDLGQLSEELNNKAEETSPLPPSPTIITENEAVLNKEHAAVEELASVKEAPHTPKESKNKVTDKTPEQSNKRSRLVSPLPENKPAIEEEAAAVAASTQRATSLNKGDEMAAPKPAADVALAEDQTAPTPISNTAKESAADDLAMKKEAIQSHAFQDASAGSKPSAPSAPIPAQSTIRQISGQVTDENGAPLIGATVNVPGTPIGTVTDLEGRYVLPLTTEKEELQFSYIGFESTKIQLVQNDTYNIRLQDSGAVLDEVVVSGYGVGKKKAKPAEKSKNSKSIKAKSVEVISSVGALLQGGIKQLDRTIQQQAIPLIGNPEWQGKSVSVIFTLNADGSLSDFIISESLSPVCDAEAIRLIKLTTWQLNPSTKVGRARISCKVWF, encoded by the coding sequence ATGATGGAAAAGGATCAATATATTAGGCAATTGTTGCAAAAGTGGCTGGGCGGAGAGACTGGCTACAAGGAAGAGCGGGAATTAGGGTCCCTGGCTCAGGATGATCCGTTCTTGAATGATGCCCTAGAAGGTTATCAACAATTTCCCGAAGGAAAACATCAGGAGAAGTTAGCCCTGCTACGACAGGCCTTGCAAACAGGCAAACGAAAAAACAGGATGGCTTACTGGCGGGTAGCGGCTGGGGTAGCCATTATAGTGGTAGCAGTGTTTGCTTTGCAAAACCTAAACAAAAGTGACCTCGGCCAGCTGAGTGAGGAACTAAACAATAAGGCTGAGGAAACAAGCCCACTTCCTCCCTCTCCTACAATAATAACCGAAAATGAGGCTGTGCTAAACAAGGAGCACGCAGCAGTGGAAGAATTGGCTTCTGTAAAGGAAGCCCCGCATACACCCAAGGAAAGTAAAAACAAGGTGACTGACAAAACACCTGAGCAGTCTAATAAAAGGAGTAGGCTGGTCAGCCCTCTCCCTGAGAATAAACCCGCTATAGAAGAGGAAGCAGCAGCAGTGGCGGCTTCCACCCAACGCGCCACCTCTTTAAACAAAGGTGACGAGATGGCAGCGCCAAAACCAGCAGCTGATGTCGCCTTGGCGGAAGATCAAACTGCCCCCACTCCTATTTCAAATACAGCAAAAGAAAGTGCGGCTGATGACTTAGCCATGAAAAAAGAAGCGATTCAATCTCATGCTTTTCAGGATGCTAGTGCGGGTTCTAAACCATCTGCGCCTTCAGCGCCTATCCCAGCCCAAAGCACCATTAGGCAGATTAGCGGCCAGGTCACCGATGAAAATGGGGCGCCATTGATCGGCGCAACCGTAAACGTACCCGGGACCCCAATTGGCACCGTGACCGATCTCGAGGGGAGGTATGTCCTACCCTTAACAACAGAAAAAGAGGAACTTCAATTTTCCTATATCGGTTTTGAGTCTACTAAAATCCAATTGGTCCAAAACGATACCTATAACATTAGATTACAAGATAGTGGTGCTGTCTTGGATGAAGTAGTCGTAAGCGGGTATGGAGTAGGCAAGAAGAAGGCCAAACCAGCAGAAAAAAGCAAAAACAGCAAATCCATCAAAGCAAAATCAGTAGAAGTCATTAGTTCAGTGGGCGCCCTACTCCAAGGAGGAATCAAACAACTGGATAGAACTATTCAACAGCAAGCGATCCCTTTGATAGGTAACCCTGAATGGCAAGGAAAAAGCGTAAGTGTAATCTTCACCCTTAATGCTGATGGCAGCCTATCCGACTTTATTATTTCGGAATCGCTGAGCCCTGTTTGTGATGCCGAAGCCATTCGCCTCATCAAGTTAACTACCTGGCAATTAAATCCAAGCACCAAAGTAGGCCGAGCTAGAATTAGCTGTAAAGTGTGGTTTTAA
- a CDS encoding sigma-70 family RNA polymerase sigma factor, with the protein MLRFLRSKVTTFSDEELLSQYCDKADMAALGQLYDRYLELVYGLCLKYLKEEAKAEDAVMNIFEELTQKAAKHDIKQFRSWLYVLAKNFCLMQLRKENKQFQLSYDSDFMQSEAFLHPMDEVVEGDERENKLQGCLDQLSDEQKQCINLFYYQGKSYKEIADMKTEEVGRIRSHIQNGRRNLRICLEANNR; encoded by the coding sequence ATGCTTCGATTTTTACGTTCCAAAGTGACTACTTTTTCTGATGAAGAATTGCTGTCGCAATACTGTGACAAGGCAGATATGGCAGCATTGGGACAACTCTACGATCGTTATCTGGAGCTGGTTTACGGGCTTTGTCTGAAGTACTTAAAGGAGGAGGCGAAGGCGGAGGATGCGGTGATGAATATCTTTGAAGAATTGACACAAAAGGCAGCCAAACACGACATTAAGCAGTTTCGAAGTTGGCTCTATGTGCTGGCTAAAAACTTTTGCCTGATGCAGTTGCGCAAGGAAAATAAGCAATTTCAGCTTTCTTATGACAGCGACTTTATGCAATCGGAAGCTTTTTTGCATCCTATGGATGAAGTTGTTGAAGGAGATGAACGCGAAAACAAATTGCAAGGCTGTTTGGATCAACTTTCAGATGAACAAAAACAATGTATCAACTTGTTTTATTACCAAGGTAAATCTTACAAGGAGATTGCAGATATGAAAACGGAAGAGGTGGGAAGAATTAGATCACATATACAGAATGGCAGAAGAAATTTGAGAATATGCTTAGAGGCAAATAACAGATGA